AATCTCACAGTATGGAAGTTCTGCCCTGCTTGATGTAACTCACAACTGGtattaaatggaaaagaattttaaCACTTAggaacacatgcacacatacatgcacacatctGCATCTATACACATTTCTCCTCAGAAAACTGAggagttattttcctttcaacCAAATCTGAGCCATAGTGACTGTATGATCAAAAACTTGAGCTCTTTTTCTAACAAATATATGTTCTTAACTGTGCAATAATTGAGGGTCTGACCTTTGCTGTGTTCAGCTACAAATCCAAGGACAGACCCTACCCAGCAAAGTCCATTACAACAAAGGGTTATGACAAGATGCAGCAGGTAGGAGAAGCAAGCAGGAGACAGTGGCAGAGAATCAATCTTTCCTGCTCACCGTCTCTCTAGTAATGTTAGGGCAACTTAGCCGCACACAGCAGAGAACCAAATTTCACCCGTGCTTTCATTGTGCAAAAAACCTCAAGAGACATACATCAAGATCTCAATGCAGCTGTCAGAACACATAGTCTTCAGGGACTGGCGTCTCCTCCGCAAGTACAGACTCTAATAGAGAAAAATCAATGGTAGCCATTCATCAAAACAACAGGGCATGGAGAGAGTGATTCCTGCCCGGTATAGCCTATCCCTCAGGAGACAGGTTTGCTCTGTAAGTTCCtgttcatgctttcatttttgagATCCCAAATTTCAGCTAGTCATCCTTCCAAGATTAAAAAAGGCCTTATTTATAAAGGGCAAGGATAAACAAGGGCTGAATCATAGCTCAATGTCTTTATTAATAGACTGCATTAAACGCCAAAGATGCATTTTAGTACCATAAATCACAGAACACTCTCAATTATTTACTGTTCTTCCTCTTGCCCAGCAACCTGGCTTGTGCCACCCGTCACTGCTAGATCGCACTGACACCTTAAGTGTCTCAGAGCAGGATTCCCTCTTGCCATCCACTCATGCACATCCTGGCGTCAGGAGAACCGAATCTGTTGCCTCAATGTCagtaatgctttcctttttttctttctcacaatgTAACTAGACGAGAGATCCCCATACCTGAGCAAAAATTAGATAAATGCCTCCTAGCAAGATAATGATCAGTCCAGAGACCCACAGGAAGCCTCCAGCTGTGAACTCCACTGGAAATGAAGGCtgcaatataaaaacaaaaaaaaaccaaaacactgaagaCAGGCAGAGGTAATGATGATAACCACCCCACACCTTTTAAACTCAGCTCCATCCATTCAGGCCTTTCCAGATAAAAGAAGATTGGGCCTACCTTTACCCGTGAGGGTTGATAGTACGCGATGGCTGTAAAGATGATCATGAACGACAAgtatgaaacaaaactgaagtagAATCTCTTGGAAGCAAACGTTTCCCATTTTTGCTGAAGCAGTTTGTTCAGTGGCTCCAAAACCACCATCTTGTACCGATtctatggaaaaacaaacaacagaaatgtaCCCATGTGTCAACAGGAATGCAAATTCACCAGAGGATTGTCTTTTTCAGGGTTGGAGCTCAGTGGCTCCGACTAGGGTATCACTAGAGGTTTATTCAGTCAGGCCTTTCAGTATGAAAGAAATCAACTGTCCCATAAGAAGTTACTTCTGCTTGTCTTCATCAAGGTATTTTGACACACCCAGGCTTAGGACAACCAAAGGATCAAAAATTTCTCTCATATTATAGATTATCAGAGGCATACCAAGCAGACTATAAATAATACAATACGCAAATACTTCCattatgtgtttcttttccagaaaaatgatCATGTGAAACACCACATTAACTTGAAATGATTTACATAATTATACAGCAACACTATAGATAGGCAGAAAAAACGTTGCTCTCTTTGACTTTTAGTAAAAACACTCACCGGTGTGTCACTGCTGTATGCCAGAATCTCCAGCACAGAGTTCTCCTCAAAGCTGTCTATAGAGGACAAGTCATAGAGACACACATGGATAGGTCCATAGGTCCATTCAGTGAACTTGCGTGACAGGTGCCTGTACATTGGGTCTTTGATCTCTCTTTGGATGATGTGCTTGAAGATCTGAAGAGAAACAGGACATGTTCCAGGAAAATGTGCATGTAATGAGGGTGTAGGATGACACAAGGACACCCCCTTCAAATACAGGACACCTGGCTTTCTGCATTATACACTTTGATATACCCAAACACCAGACTATCTGGCTAAAAGCAGGCAATCTAACTACAATTTGTATCAGGTCTTCGAGGAGTAGAACCAATTTCAGTCCAGACCAGCTGTCTCGGCTgggacagagagcagcagcagccagctgagaCTCTGTAGGACACTAACTGGAGTGACCTGGAGGAGGCCTTTATTGTCTCCTGTGGCACTGCCACTGTCAGCAGCATTACTACGGGTTGGGTGCAAGATGCTCCTACATCAAACCCCACTGCTATGCTGAGGATGTATGCTGCAGTCTTCCTTGTTTCTCAGCAATCCCAGGGATTCCCTGTAGTTGTCTTTACCTCCACTTTGCCTGTCTTGGCAGCAAGCTGCAGAGGATTTAATCCATCATAATTCACTATCTCCTCCAGTTTCCACGTTGGGTCAACCTTCACACCTGCCTTCAAGATCTCAACGTATGTTGCGCTCACAAACTTGGTGTTCTCcttagtgtcatctgcaatcATCACCAGGGCATGAAGGACTGTGTTGCCCTGTGTATCCTGCTCCTGGAGCCTGGCTTTCTGGTGGGGATTGTTTAGAAGATATTCCACCACCTCAAGCTGGTTGGTACAAGCAGCCAAGGAGAGGGGAAGTTCACCTGAAGAGATTAGGACAGTATTtggagggaaagcagaaaggggtgaaaaaaaattaaaggaaaaaaaaaagcaattctagGAAAATATACTTAACCTATAGTTTTACCATTGGAACACAGAACAAGCTCTTTCTCAGCATCTCTAGATTCAGAAAGGGTTTTGCAGTAAACAATTACTCTCTATTTCTGAGGGCAGCTGAAACACTTTCCCAGACCCCTAACTTGGCTAAACTAACCAAGTATTTGTCTCTGTCTGAAGCCCCTCAGATGGGATTAAATACATAAAACCAAAGATGATGGCAAATGCTCATTGGACACCTCAGTCTGTGAAAGGATCCTGCCATTCAAATAAGTCAAGAGCTTGATTACAGGACAGTGGAGATGGCAACCCACACACAGAAGGGCAAACCCAACTGAGAATTAGCGGCATCGCATATAGTAAGgcaataaaaaaagcaaaggaacGTGTTCCACACTGACTCACCAAAATAGAAGTAAactccttctttcttcttcttgaaGAATTCACCATGGGCTCTGGCATGGACATCAGCTCCATTCTCTACTAGAAGTTTCACTAAATCTAGGCTCCTTTTCTCTATGGCAATATGGAGTGCTGTCTGGCCTAAGGAAACAGGCAAAACCTATCACTTGGTGCCACTATCGGAGGGAACAGGCAAAGGACTCTTCAGCAAAGCGCCATTCCAACAATCACTGTATGTTCTGCATAGCAATCCTGCAGTCTCAGTGCTGGGCAAGGGGTGGGTAGCAACTGATGACTTTCAACAGTGTTCGTTGGAAAAGCACGTTGCAAACACTGAGTCAGAAGGCAAGCCCCAAGACTATCAGAAATTCAACACAAGACCAGGCAATTACCCCTGCCTGGCACTAAGATCCCAAGCAGCTATGAGAGGATAAAGACAACTATACATGTACATGATGATGCTGCATGCCTGCTATTAAAAGGATAATCCAACCAGCAGAACTCATTCTTTAATAGCAATATACTACTACTTTTTCACTTTTAGACATGCTTTTTAAGCTTTCCAAAGCAAATCCTCTCATATTCCTGGGTTATTAAACATCTATAATGTCTGTTTTATAGACTGAGAACAAAGTTGCAGAAGTGAAGTGTATAATTCAGGGCTGAAGAGGACGCAGACCAGAATCAGAAATCAGAACTAAAGGGCGAGTAGGCTGTTACTGTAACTGCACCAGAACTCTGGAACTGCAGTGCTGCATAAGCTCCagttcccctctttttccttgtATCTGCACATCTCACCTGTCTAACAGGGAGGCAGCTCTGACACAGCATCAGAACAGAAACCTTACCTCTGTAGTAACAATCAGAGCACGCCACATTGACAAGTGGCCTGGGATTCTGTGTCTTTTGGTCTATTTCCAGCAAAAGTGGGATTGtgtcattctttccattttttaagtTCAACAGGGCTTTCATTAAGCAGGTCTTCCCAGTCTTTGCATCTAGTAGAAAAAGAGTATTGAATGGGTCGCGCATGTACTTTGCACACATCTGTATTACTTGATTCAGAACTTAATTATCACCGTAGGACCAaatacaataattattttaaaggcctttctcagtatttttagTCTGCAGTAGAGGCAAAAGCCTTAGGATATATATAATTAATGGCATTCTCCATCCTCaggtggatattaggaaaataaaagaatgaacagATGGCTGGAGAAAGCAAAGAACCATGAGCAGGTTCCCCTGCTTCCCTCCTACATTAACAAGTGCTGCCTCTGCTAACCCTGTTTATGGAGCACTGAGCAGGAATCTACCTGTGTATTCAGAATTGGTGAGAAATTTGGAGGTCCTCCTTAAGTACTCAAGTAAACCATCCAGTGCTTCGGGACTGCCCCTTGAGACTGCGCTGAAGAGCCTGTCTCTGTCAAAGCGATTGGGGTCCTTTTGGCTACggaaaaaatgtaaagcattaaGAAGTTCTGGAGAGTGGAAGACAAGACTGTGCAATAAGTTCTAGTGGGACGGTGTAAgaaaggaaggaggcagaaaagTTTGTGagaaaaaacaagtattttatttttgagtcaagggaaaaagagaattcTGGAAAATAACTGTCTCTATTAAGTGGCTGCTCTTTCCATCAGCTGGAGCTCTTCCCAGATCCACTCTGATGTGCAACCCTGGAAGGCATCCAGAGCACAAAGACAGAGAAGCCCAAGATAGCTGCAGGACCAGAATCAGTCCCATCACATGGTGTGAAGCACTCCGTGAGCTAGTTTACATCCCTCCCTGGCAAGAACAGTTCGGTTGTATAGGGCTCCATGCTAAGCTGCTCTTACACACAACTTGGCTTATTTGGTGCTAGTTCAGATATACCCAAAATACACCACAACACAGCATACACATACCTTCCAAGCGCAGAAGGAAAGGGCTAATATGTCCCCTTTCTGCCCTTAATTACATCCCAACAGATTCCTGTAATATTCCTGTATTGTCACTTTTAGTTCAGACTTTGGTGAAGTCTCCTGGCCCCTACCAGCAGGGATCGGTACAGATCAACAGGGATCCCACCCTCGTCAAATATCCAAGTTACTCACTTGCTGACAAGTCCTGGCCGATAGTTCAGATTAATCTTGACTTTAGGAGCAAAGTCACTGCTCTCCTTCTGATAAGGTGTCTCCAAGGGCTGTGgctctcctttctttccatgtAGCCctgatctttcttcttttttactagATGCAGGTTTATCATCCTGGATACTGTCATCTGTTTCTAGCAATCCTATCAACCTGTTCCTCTGACCTGGGCCTGGCTGCCCATTTGTAAAGTTATCCATTTCTAGTAGAGATGGTCTTGCAGATCAAAGACGTTCCCTACTGGGAGACTAACCCTGCAAGGGAGAGGAAGAATTAACACAATTTGTTCACGAACCTAGGATATGTACAGCACGGCACACACGTAGAGGAAAGCATGTTTCCAGCTCCAGCGTTCCTACAGTTGACTATGGGTCCCTTGAGAGATTCAGTAAAACTCTGCACAGTGGGAGTATCTGAATAAAGGATCAAGGCCTTAAATAGGGTACCACTGGAGAAGTTCGAAAGCAGTTCATGAAATACAGGCAACTTGTCTGCAGAACATCTGAACCCCCTTTGCGAGATGACCTCACCTGTTGGCAGCAGCACAGGGTCCTTACATAAAAGGCAAGGAAAGTGGATCTTTAGGAGACTACGATCATTGTTCTTGTCTCAGTGCAGCCAACACAGGCTAGTCACCAAGTGGCCAAAAAGATAAGATTAACTGTAGGCCTTCTTTGGAACAGAGTGATAAGTTCGTTCATGTTCTCTGTTGCTAAGAATGACTATTTCTACAGGGAAAACATATGCACAAATTATGTTCCACTCATGCATTCTCGCATTTCATCCCGGGACAAAATGAGTGGGATCTCCCCAGTGTTTGGAGCTGTTGGCTATCCATGCAGGCACAGGCTTTGAATTTCCAGCTCCACAGCACAGGCAAACACACACCCCAGCTGCCATGTAGACACTCACAGCCCTCAGAGCCTGAACACAGCATAGCTCTCCCAGCTGTACAGAGAGCATCAGCATTCATCAGAGCACCCAGCCAGCCCACTTATCTAATACATCCTGTACTCCTTTTTTACTCTTTTGAGACATCTCTTCATAAGTATCTGGATATGTCTCAGATTCACACACAATGCAAACCTATCTGTAGTGAGCATATGACTGCAGATTCACGCACAGTTTGTGAGGCAGCAAGGAAACATCCATAATTACCAACCTGAAGCAGAGCTTTTTTTAGTAACTCCGTTTAATTCACATGTATTCCCTCCAAATGGTTAACAggttttctctgaagagaaatctCTCTTGCTGGGACTACAGCCAGACTCCATAGCCTGTACCAGCAAAGAGGTAAA
This DNA window, taken from Mycteria americana isolate JAX WOST 10 ecotype Jacksonville Zoo and Gardens chromosome 15, USCA_MyAme_1.0, whole genome shotgun sequence, encodes the following:
- the LOC142417234 gene encoding transient receptor potential cation channel subfamily V member 2-like isoform X2, with amino-acid sequence MDNFTNGQPGPGQRNRLIGLLETDDSIQDDKPASSKKEERSGLHGKKGEPQPLETPYQKESSDFAPKVKINLNYRPGLVSNQKDPNRFDRDRLFSAVSRGSPEALDGLLEYLRRTSKFLTNSEYTDAKTGKTCLMKALLNLKNGKNDTIPLLLEIDQKTQNPRPLVNVACSDCYYRGQTALHIAIEKRSLDLVKLLVENGADVHARAHGEFFKKKKEGVYFYFGELPLSLAACTNQLEVVEYLLNNPHQKARLQEQDTQGNTVLHALVMIADDTKENTKFVSATYVEILKAGVKVDPTWKLEEIVNYDGLNPLQLAAKTGKVEIFKHIIQREIKDPMYRHLSRKFTEWTYGPIHVCLYDLSSIDSFEENSVLEILAYSSDTPNRYKMVVLEPLNKLLQQKWETFASKRFYFSFVSYLSFMIIFTAIAYYQPSRVKPSFPVEFTAGGFLWVSGLIIILLGGIYLIFAQSLYLRRRRQSLKTMCSDSCIEILIFIQAFSLLLSAVLYGASSENYVAVMVFSLLLGWVNMLYYTRGFQRTGIYSVMIQKTILRDLLRFLLVYMIFLFGFAAALVTLMGDAPLVSQNKSLAQMESAGSHAMYGGLLSVSLELFKITIGMGDLEFQEHARFRYFVMLLLLLFVILTYILLLNMLIALMSETVTDISSYSKSVWKLQRAIAILEIEKAWLWRQGGKRRSGCFVSVGLNKKDERWCFRVEEIKWTNWAKEVGVLKEDPGNTSDSEINPEASC
- the LOC142417234 gene encoding transient receptor potential cation channel subfamily V member 2-like isoform X1, which translates into the protein MDNFTNGQPGPGQRNRLIGLLETDDSIQDDKPASSKKEERSGLHGKKGEPQPLETPYQKESSDFAPKVKINLNYRPGLVSNQKDPNRFDRDRLFSAVSRGSPEALDGLLEYLRRTSKFLTNSEYTDAKTGKTCLMKALLNLKNGKNDTIPLLLEIDQKTQNPRPLVNVACSDCYYRGQTALHIAIEKRSLDLVKLLVENGADVHARAHGEFFKKKKEGVYFYFGELPLSLAACTNQLEVVEYLLNNPHQKARLQEQDTQGNTVLHALVMIADDTKENTKFVSATYVEILKAGVKVDPTWKLEEIVNYDGLNPLQLAAKTGKVEIFKHIIQREIKDPMYRHLSRKFTEWTYGPIHVCLYDLSSIDSFEENSVLEILAYSSDTPNRYKMVVLEPLNKLLQQKWETFASKRFYFSFVSYLSFMIIFTAIAYYQPSRVKPSFPVEFTAGGFLWVSGLIIILLGGIYLIFAQSLYLRRRRQSLKTMCSDSCIEILIFIQAFSLLLSAVLYGASSENYVAVMVFSLLLGWVNMLYYTRGFQRTGIYSVMIQKTILRDLLRFLLVYMIFLFGFAAALVTLMGDAPLVSQNKSLAQMESAGSHAMYGGLLSVSLELFKITIGMGDLEFQEHARFRYFVMLLLLLFVILTYILLLNMLIALMSETVTDISSYSKSVWKLQRAIAILEIEKAWLWRQGGKRRSGCFVSVGLNKKDERWCFRVEEIKWTNWAKEVGVLKEDPGNTSDSEINPEETRSWKRMPQKQLRSAVSEEQSLLQPQLSATEMMPLEGQTRNL